A part of Candidatus Acidiferrales bacterium genomic DNA contains:
- a CDS encoding HD domain-containing phosphohydrolase, giving the protein MTGPRRRIPLLYVLLLVMVTVSVAPLVLYHNRVLEISRMKLADHEQRLQTDTTRLLSEAIHLYRQHAGQQLQSLRRTLVLAGFAEDAASAKRSGQLRQVLEEHVARDPGVDYVTVLNREAKGVRAGNFQADEDPFVRKALERAFAAGTQRLEFTSDPLNISRGGENHPAIVLAVPLLLPAGPAGGHEDFRGIVAELISLDPIVDRLRDASHHGRVSYVVDRNGHVVAHPDVRKYIAGQDVSGIGIVQKYLEMPIQLRATATAPFEIAENGMWVEMLGTYSPVRDLYWAVIAQRRLADAHADMGIRDMNQQAMHLVLIAIVLSMMVSLLLARRITYPIHMLAEITRAISRGEFHRRVQLRSRTEIGELAENFNLMAQDIENYIEQLKQAAQENRELFMGTIRMLSAAIDEKDPYTQGHSGRVAKYSVIIAEELGLIDAEVDQIRISALLHDVGKIGIDDRVLKKPGTLTPEEFQLMKQHPSKGANIMRPVPQLSEMIPGIELHHESFDGSGYPRRLVGTEIPLMARIIAVADTLDAITTNRPYQSAYELDYALKMIRHLSGKRFDPNVVEAFARAVEKGAIKLNLALIEA; this is encoded by the coding sequence ATGACCGGCCCGCGCCGGCGGATTCCGCTTCTCTACGTTCTACTGCTCGTCATGGTGACTGTCTCGGTCGCCCCGCTTGTCCTCTATCACAACCGCGTGCTTGAAATCAGCCGCATGAAGCTGGCCGACCATGAGCAGCGGTTGCAAACCGATACGACGCGGCTCCTGTCCGAAGCGATTCATCTTTACCGGCAGCACGCCGGGCAGCAGTTGCAGTCGTTGCGCCGGACACTGGTTCTGGCTGGATTCGCCGAGGACGCCGCCAGTGCCAAGCGTTCGGGCCAGCTTCGGCAGGTGCTCGAAGAGCACGTCGCCCGCGATCCCGGAGTGGACTACGTTACCGTGCTCAACCGCGAGGCCAAAGGGGTCCGCGCCGGAAACTTTCAGGCGGACGAGGATCCCTTTGTGCGCAAGGCGCTGGAACGCGCCTTCGCCGCCGGCACGCAACGGCTGGAATTCACTTCCGACCCCCTCAACATCTCGCGCGGCGGAGAAAACCATCCGGCCATCGTCCTCGCTGTCCCGCTTTTGCTCCCGGCCGGTCCGGCGGGCGGGCACGAAGACTTTCGCGGCATCGTGGCAGAGCTGATCTCACTCGATCCCATTGTGGATCGCCTCCGCGACGCGAGTCACCATGGCCGCGTCAGCTACGTGGTGGACCGCAACGGCCACGTCGTGGCTCATCCTGACGTGCGCAAATACATTGCCGGGCAAGACGTCAGCGGCATCGGCATCGTGCAAAAGTATCTGGAAATGCCGATCCAGCTTCGGGCCACCGCCACCGCTCCTTTTGAGATTGCCGAAAATGGCATGTGGGTGGAGATGCTCGGCACCTATAGCCCGGTGCGCGATCTCTATTGGGCGGTCATCGCTCAACGCCGCCTGGCGGATGCCCACGCCGACATGGGTATCCGCGACATGAACCAGCAAGCGATGCACCTGGTCCTGATCGCTATCGTCCTCAGCATGATGGTCAGCCTCCTGCTCGCCCGGCGCATCACCTACCCCATCCACATGCTGGCCGAAATTACCCGCGCCATCTCACGCGGCGAGTTTCATCGGCGGGTGCAGCTCCGCAGCCGGACGGAAATCGGCGAGTTGGCTGAAAACTTCAATTTGATGGCCCAGGATATCGAGAACTACATTGAGCAGCTCAAGCAGGCGGCGCAAGAAAACCGCGAGCTGTTTATGGGCACCATTCGCATGCTTTCAGCCGCCATCGACGAGAAGGACCCCTACACCCAGGGCCATTCCGGCCGGGTGGCCAAGTACTCCGTGATCATCGCCGAGGAATTGGGCCTGATCGATGCTGAGGTCGACCAGATCCGGATTTCCGCCCTGTTGCATGACGTGGGTAAGATTGGGATTGATGACCGGGTGCTCAAGAAACCGGGGACACTCACCCCGGAAGAGTTCCAACTGATGAAGCAACATCCCTCGAAAGGCGCCAACATCATGCGGCCGGTGCCGCAACTGTCGGAAATGATCCCGGGCATCGAGCTGCACCACGAATCCTTTGACGGCTCCGGCTATCCACGCCGGCTGGTCGGCACGGAAATTCCGCTCATGGCTCGCATCATTGCGGTGGCGGACACCCTCGACGCCATCACCACCAATCGGCCCTACCAGTCAGCCTACGAACTCGATTACGCCCTGAAGATGATCCGCCACCTTTCCGGCAAGCGCTTTGACCCGAACGTGGTGGAAGCCTTTGCCCGAGCCGTCGAGAAG